GCCGATCCAGCTCCCCGGCCGAGGGGAAGCCATGGCCCTCGGGGCCGCCATCTGGGGCGCCCTGGGGTCCGGACTGTTCGGCGGATACCGCGAGGCGATCCGCCGGATGGTCCAGGCTGGTCCGGTCGTCGAGCCGGTGGCCGCGCGGCGGACGGTCTACGACGTCTCCTACGCGCGATACCGGGCCGCCTACCCCTGTCTCCGTGATCTCGCCCACCGCATGGCCGCCTCATGAGCGCTCCCGTCGACCGCGGCGCCGCGCATCCCACTGCGCGAGGAGGGCTGATCATCGCCGCGAGGCCGGGCGCGATGGTGACGGGCGCCATCGGGACCCCGGCGAGGCCGGCGTCCGCTCGGTGGCGGCGGCGCTGCGAGCCCTACCTCTACATCCTGCCCGCGTTCCTCCCCCTCGTCGTCTTCACCTATTGGCCGCTGGCCCGCAGCCTGGAGCTGAGTCTCTTCGACTGGAACATGGTCAGCGCCGATCGCCGGTGGGTCGGCGCGGCCAACTACACCGCCTTGCTGGCGGCCGCCGACTTCTGGCTCGCGGTCTGGAACACGGGGCTCTACATCGTGGGTCTCCTGCTGCTGACGCTGGTGCTCCCGCTGGGCCTGGGGGTCCTCCTCAACCGGGTCGGGGGCCGGCTCCAGCCCGTCTACAAGGCGATCTTCTTTTCCCCGGCCGTCGTCTCGTTTGCGGTGGCGGCGATCACCTGGCTGTGGATCTTCAATCCGATCAACGGGGTCCTGAATCAGGCCCTCGGCGACCTCGGCGTCACCGGTCCGGCCTGGCTCAACCAGCCGGGCTGGGTCATTTGGGCCATCACGCTCATCTGTGCGTGGAAGCTCACCGGCTACAACCTCGTGATCTTCTCGGCCGGCCTGGCGGGGATTCCCAGCGAGTACTACGAGGCGGCGGACATGGACGGCGCCTCGGCCTTCCAGCAGTTCCGGCACATCTCCTGGCCGCTTCTCACGCCCACCACCTTCTTCGTGGTCGTCACCACGGTCATCTACGCCGGCCAGTACACGCTGGTGCCGATCCAGATCCTCACCCAGGGCGGGCCGAACAAGGCCAGCACCAACGTCGTGTATCTGATCTATCAGTATGGCTTCCAGTTCTTCGAGACCGGCCGCGCCTCGGCGCTCGCCACCGTCGTCTTCCTGATGTTCCTGGGGGTCACCCTGCTCCAGCAGCGCTTCCTCGAGCGATACGTCCACTATGACCGGTAGAGGCCAGCCGTCGGCCGCCGCGACCGCCGGTCTCCACGCCGTCATGATCGCCGGCTGCGTCGCGACGCTCTTCCCGCTGTTCTGGATGCTGTCGACATCCTTCAGGATGCCCGATGACATCGCGACCCCCGGGATCGCCCTGATCCCGAGACCTCCCACGCTCGAGAACTACCGGGCCGCCTGGCGGCTGACCCCCCTCGGGCTGTACGTCTGGAACAGCATGCTGAGCACCGTCGCCCTGATGAGCAGTCAGACCGTCACCAGCATCCTGGCCGCCTATGCCTTTGCCCGCTTCCGATTTCCGGGACGAGAGCTGCTGTTCGGATTGTTCGTGGGCACCATGATGGTGCCGATCCACGTCGTCATGATTCCCAACTACATCCTGGTGTCGCGGCTCGGGTGGATCGACACGCTGGCGGGCTTGATCGTGCCGCAACTGAGCAACGCCTTCGGCGTCTTCATGCTCCGCCAGCACCTGCTCACGCTGCCGCGGGAGCTGTTCGACGCGGCGGCCATCGACGGCGCGGGCAGCTGGCGCACCCTGTGGCGAATCGTGGTGCCGGTGAGCCGATCGCCCATCTTCGCGCTGGCGATTCTCTTCTTTCTCAACGCCTGGAACCAGTACTTCTGGCCGTTCCTGGTCCTCACCCGGCCCGAGGTCCAGACGCTGCCGCTCGGACTACAGCGCTTCGCGGGGTCGGAGGGCGGGGCGTCGTGGGGACCGCTGATGGCCGTGGCCACCATCGCCTCGCTGCCCGCCATTCTCATGTACACCGTCGGACAGCGACACATCGTGCGGACGTCCGTCACCTCCGGCTTGAAGGGCTGATGTCGCACGCCACCGAGGGGAGTATTGCCAACCGGCTCATGACGAGCCCAGGAGAGTGAGCATGCCACTGCAGATGCCGATGAAGAGCACCGTGATGGCGGCGCTGAGCGTCGTCCTGCTCGCGACCGCGACGACGGCCGACGCCCAGGTTCGGATCGAGTACTACCACATCAACACGGCCGCCTTCGGCGGACCGGCGGTCGCCAAGCTGGCCAAGGAGTTCAACGAGTCGCAGAACGCCTACGTGGTCGCCGACAAGTTCCAGGCGAACTACGGCGCGCTCACCCAGGCCCTCCAGGTTGCCGCCGCCGCCGGCCGGCCGCCGGCGGTCTCTCAGATCTCCTACCGGCTCATCCGCTACGCCGCCGAGACGTTTCAGCCCACGCCCATCGACAAGGTGGGTGGATCGGAGTTCGAGGCGGTCGCCCGGACCTACCAGCCCTCCGTGCTGAAGCTCGGCCAGCTCGGTGGCGTTCAATGGGGACTGCCGTATGGCCTGAGCAGTCCCGTGATGTATTACAATCCTGAGCTCTTCAAGGCGGCCGGGCTGGATCCCGCCACCCCGCCCAAGACCTGGGAAGACGTCGCCCGAGCGGCGCGCACGATCAAGGACAAGACCGGGAAGTTCGGCCTCTACATCCAGCGCGACGACACCTGGCCCATGACCTGGTTCCTGTATGGGCTCGGCGGGCAGTGGCTGAGCGAGAGCGGAGACCGGCCCCAGGCGAACTCGCCGAAGGCGATCAAGGGCATGGAGGTCTGGGCGGGCTTCGTCAAGGATGGACTGCACCCGGTCGCCAACAACGACGAGGCGTTCCCGGCGTTCCAGGCGGGTAACATCGGGATGGTCTTCACGACCACGGGACGGCGCAACCTGTTCGAGAGCGGCTCGAAATTCCCGGTCAAGGTCGCCGAGCTGCCCGCCTTCGCCGGGATGGCCCGGAAGATCCCGGCGGGCGGCAACGTGCTGATGGTGTTCGCCAGGGATCCGAAGGAGCGGGCCGGGGCCTGGGCCTTCCTCAAGCACGTCACCTCACCCCAGGCGATCACCGAGTGGGTCAAGGGGACCGGCTACATCTCCCCGCTCCAGGGGCTCACCGAGAACCCCCGCTACCTCGGGAACCTCTTCACCGAGCTCCCCAACATGCGCGCGGCGTACGCCCAGCTGCCCTACGTGGTCGCCGAGGAGAACTGGCCGAAGAAGGGGCTCCAGATCGAGCAGATCCTCGTGGAGGCGCGCGACGCCATCCTGCTCGGCCAGGTGGACGCCAAGACCGGGATGGATCGGGCCCAGGCGCGGATCGAGGACGCGATGCGCTGAGCTCGGCCCGGAGGGGGCCTCGGCGGCCCCCTCCGGGGGCGGGCACAGGTGCCGGCAAAGGAGCTGAGATGCCGTTCCGAATCGGACTCGTCACCGACATTCACAACGGTCCCGACACCGAGACGCGACCCGGCAGCGTCGCGCTGGGGCTCATGGATCAGTTCGTCCACGAGATGCGAACCCGGTTTCGACCCGACCTGGTCGTCGACATGGGAGACCGTATCAACGACGTGAGTTCCACCGAGGACGCGATGCGTATCTCGCAGGTGGTGAGCCGTCTCACGTCGGCCGGCGTCCCGACCTGCTTTCTCCACGGAAACCACGACGTCCCGAACCTCGACTTCGCCACGATCAATCGCCTCCTCGGCCGGAAGGCCGACTACGAGTCGGTGGACCTCCAGGGTCTCCATCTCGTGCTGCTGAACACCCAGGATCCGACGTTCGAGGGGGGCGGAGGCACGCTGTCGGAGGCCCAGCTGGCCTGGCTGGAGGAGGATCTTCGTCGCGCCTCGGGCCCGGCCCTGGTGTTCAGCCATCACCCCCTCGACGAGCAGGACGTCAGCCGGCACTGGTACTTCCCGTCGCACCCGGACTGTGCGCTCGCCGTGAACCGGGCGCGCGCTCGGCAGATCTTCGCCCGCTCCGGAAAGGTACGGGCCGTGTTCCATGGCCACATGCACTGGAACCACGCCGAGGTGATCGACGGGATCCCGTACATCACCGTCGGGTCCCTGGTGGAGATGCGCTTGACCGGAGGTCAGCCGGCCGGCGGCTACGCCGAGGTCACCGTGGAGGACGGAGGCCGCCTCCGAGTCGAGGTGCGCGGCCGCCTGCCCATGAGCTTCGTTCATCCCTAGGTTCTTCGGGGGGGTCTCGGAAGACCCCCCCGATGCCCCCCCTTCGGTTGCGGCGGCACAGCCGCCGCTCGGAGCACTCCTCGATGCACCACGCGCTCGGTGGTCGGCGCCGAGGTTACTCTGACACACTCCCGGGGCCCCGCCCGGAGACGAGGTCGGGTCCGGGCAGGGCGCCCCCGTCCCGAGCCACCCCCGGCCGGGCCTTGACGCCCGGTCGGGTCGGGCGGTAGCGTTGCTGGCACCATGGCGCGGTTCGTCGGGAAGCACCTCCTCTTCCTCGCCCTCACGCTGCTGGTGGTCTCCTTCCTGGTCTTTGCCGTCAACGAGTTCTCCCCGGGCGCCGTCGCCCGGAAGATGCTCGGTGAGTTCGCGACGCAGGAGCAGGTGGACCTGCTCACCCACCAGCTCGGGCTCGATCGGCCGCTCCTCGTCCGCTACGCGGACTACATGGGGAAGGCCCTCACCGGCGACCTCGGCTACTCGCTCCGGTTCAAGGTGCCGGTGCGCGAGATCATCTGGAACCGCCTCGGGAACACCGCGCTGCTGGCCGGCATCTGCTTCGCGCTCATCGTGCCGGTGTCGATGGCGCTGGGGATCGCGGCGGGGATGCACGAGTCCTCCCGGCTCGATCGCGCCATCCTCCTCTTCAGCACCGTCGTCGCGTCGGTGCCGGAGTTCGCCCTCGGCGTCTTCTTCGCGAGCATCTTCGTCGTCTGGCTCGGCTGGCTTCCCGGGACCGCGACGCTGGTCGGCGGGGGGGGCTGGTCGGCCACCTCCCAGTTCGCGCTGCCGGTCGCCGTCATCGTCCTCTACGACTCCGGGTATGTCGTCAGCATGATCCGGGCGTCGATGGTCGAGGTCATGCAGCGGCCGTACATCCGGACGGCCGTCCTCAAGGGGATGCGCTTCCGCCGGGTGATCCTCGGGCACGCGCTCCGGAACGCCCTGATCAACCCGGTCACGGTGATCTTCCTCCAGATCAACTACCTGATCTCGGGAGTCGTCGTCGTCGAGACGCTGTTCGCGTACCCGGGCTTCGGGCGCATGATGCTCGAGGCGGCGCTGTTCAAGGACATCGCCGTCGTCGAGGCGGGCGCGCTCGTCGCGGTCCTCGTCGCCATCCTCACCCAGATCTTCGGCGATCTCGCCTACATGGCCCTCGACCCTCGGATTCGCGCCTGACGCATGGCCGACGGCACGACCGTCGAGGCTGTCCTCGTCCCGCCGCGCCGACCTCTCGCAGGTTTCGGCCGGAGGGCGTGGACGCGCTTCGCCCGTCTCGCCGAATCGACGCCCGCCCTGATCGGCGCCGGGATCGTGAGCTTCTGGATCGCCGTCGCGCTCCTGGCCCCGGTGATCGCCCCCTACCCGCCGAACGCGAATGATGTCGCGGCGCTCGCCGATCCGCGACCGTCGGCCGCGCACTGGCTGGGCACCGACCACCTCAGTCGCGACATCCTGTCGCGGATCTTCTGGGGCGCGCGGACGGTTCTCACGGTGGCGCCCGTGGCCGTCCTCGGCGCCGTGGCCCTCGGTTCGCTGCTCGGCCTCTGCGGCGGCTACAACCGGGGCTGGATAGACCTCGTCATCGGACGGGCGTGCGACATCGTGCTCACGTTCCCGGTGATCATCCTCTACCTGATCGTCCTGACTCACTTCGGATCTTCGGCCTTGAACGTGATCCTCGTGCTTGCCCTGAGGCAGGCCCCGATCATCGCCCGCATCGTCCGCGGAATCACGCTCGAGCTCCGCGATCGAGAGTACGTGGCCGCCGCGAAGATGCGGGGCGAGTCGGCTCTCTACATCATGCTCGTCGAGATCCTGCCAAACGCCCGCGGGCCGCTGATCGTGGACACGTGCCTCCGGATGGGCTTCAATATCGTCATCATCGGCGTCCTCGGCTTCCTCGGCATCGGGCTGCCGCCGCCCGATCCCGACTGGGGCGGGATGGTCAGGGACACCTATGGGATGATGTCGGTATGGCCGCACATGGCGCTCTTTCCCAGCGCGGCGATCGCCTCCCTGGTCGTGGGCTTCAACCTGCTGGCCGTCGGGCTCCGGGAGATCGGGCTGCGTGACTGAGCACCGACGTCCGGCCGGCGAACCGCTCCTCGAGCTCCAGCAGGTCCGGATCTCGTACTTCACGCGGGCGGGGGAGGTGAACGTCATTCCGGGTCTGAGCCTGTCCATCGGGCGCGGCGAGGCGCTGGGCCTGGTCGGCGAGTCGGGCTGCGGAAAGTCCACCGTCGCGCTCGCCATCGTCCGCTATCTCGGGCGGGCGGGACGGATCATCGGCGGGCGCATCCTGTTCGAGGGGCGTGACCTCGGGGCGCTTCCCGAGGCGGAGCTGCGCGGGATCCGCGGCCGGCGCATCGCCATGGTCTACCAGGACCCGATGTCGAGCCTGAACCCCGTGATGACCGTCGGCCGGCAGCTCATGGAGGTGCCGCTGATCCACGAGGGGGTCGGCGGGGACGAGGCGCGCGCGCGGGCCCTCCGGATGCTCACCGAGGTCAACCTGCCGGACCCGGAAGGCATCCTGGAGCGCTACCCCCATCAGCTCTCCGGCGGCCAGCAGCAGCGCATCGTCATCGCGATGGCGCTCATCGCGCGGCCGGCGCTCCTCATCCTGGACGAGCCGACGACCGGGCTCGACGTCACGGTGGAGGCGGCGGTCCTCGACCTCGTGCGCGGGCTGAGGATGCGCCACGACACGGCCATCCTCTACATCAGCCACAACCTCGGCACCGTGGTCCGCGTCTGCGACCGCGTGGGGGTGATGTACCGGGGTGAGCTGGTCGAGGAGGGCTCGATCCGGCAGGTCTTCGGCAACCCGCGTCATCCCTACACCCGGGGCCTCCTCGACTGCCTGCCGGCCGTGGGTCGCGACAAGCGCCGGGCGCCGCTCCTGGCGATCCCGGGCCAGATGGATTCGCTCCTGGCCCGCCTCCCGGGGTGCGGATTCGCGGCGCGCTGTGCCCACGTCGAGCCGGGTCGCTGTACGGTCGGGGTGATCCCGACCGAGCCGGTCGCGGACGAGCCGGGGCACGAGGTCCAGTGCGTCCGGGCCGCCGAGCTCCCGCTCTGGCGCCGGCGGTACCTCGAGGCCGGGGAGGCCGGCCCGCAGGCGGCGGCCGACCTGGTCCTCGCGCTGGACGGCCTCTCGAAGGTGTACCGGCCCCGCCGCGGCCTCTTCGGGACCCGTGCCGATGTGCGGGCGCTCACCGACGTGTGGCTGGACGCGCACCATGGACAGACACTGGCCATCGTCGGCGAGTCCGGGTGCGGGAAGTCCACCCTCGCTCGAGTGCTCGCCGGCCTCGAGACCGCCACGGCGGGCCGCGCGAGCCTCGCCGGCGCCGACATCGCGGCGATGCCGGTCGACGCGCGGCCGGCGGGGCTGCGGCGCCAGCTCCAGATGGTGTTCCAGAACCCGGACAGCACCCTGAATCCGAGCCACACGGTCGGCTACGCGATCGGGCGGGCGCTCCGGCGCCTCCGCCGGCTGGGCGCGGCGGACAGGGCCCGCGAGGTCGGGCGGCTGCTCGAGGTCGTCAGGCTCGGCCCCGAGCTGGCCGGGTGGAGGCCGCACCGGCTCTCCGGCGGTCAGAAGCAGCGGGTCGCCATCGCCCGCGCGCTCGCCGGCGATCCCGAGGTGATCGTCGCCGATGAGCCGGTCTCCTCGCTCGACGTCTCGGTCCAGGCGGCGATCATCAACCTCTTGACCGAGCTCCAGGCCAAGCACGGCACGACGCTCCTCGTCATCTCGCACGATCTGTCGGTCGTGCGCTACCTGGCCGACGCCGTGGCCGTGATGTACCTCGGCCGGGTCGTCGAGTTCGGCCGGGCCGAGGACGTGTTCGCGCCGCCCTATCACCCCTACACGGAGGCGCTCCTCTCCGCCGTCCCGATCCCCGACCCCGACGCCCAGCGGGACCCCATCGTCCTCGAGGGGGCGCTTCCGAGCCCGAGCGAGGTGCCGCGCGGCTGCCCGTTCAGCAGCCGGTGTCCCCGGAAGCTCGGGGTGGTGTGCGAGGACACCCCGCCCCCCGAGCAACGGCTGGCCGGCGGCCACCGGATCGTCTGCCACATCCCGGCCGACGAGCTCGTCCGGCTCCAGCGCCCCGACGCGGCCGTCCCGCGCCCGGGACTCGTTCAGGAGGCGCCGGCGTGAGAGTCCTGATCAAGAGCGCGTGGGGCTCGGACGATCCGACCAAGGCGGCCTTCCCGTTTCTGCACGCCAACGCGTTTGCCGAGGCCGCGCACGAGGTCCAGATCTTCCTGCTCGGGGAGGCCGTCTCCCTGATGCGCGCGCCCGTGGCCCAGGCGGTGGTGCCGGTGGGATGGCCGCCCCTGGCGGAGATCCTGGTCAAGACGACCGCGCTGAAGGTGCCGATCCACGTCTGAACCGCCTGCTCGCGGGCCCGTGGGGTCCAGGAATCGGATCTGGCCGGGAAGAACGCGACGTTCGCGACTCCGCCGACCCTGGTGGCCCTGGCCGAGTGGGCGGACAAGCTCCTGAGCGAGTGAGCTACAGCCGGTCGAGCTCCTCGCGCAGCGCCTCGAGACCGGAGCGCACGAGGCGGCGCGCCGCCTCCGGGCTCATCCAGGCGGCGTGCGCGGTCAGCGTCACGTTGGCGAGGCGGGTCAGGGGATGGTCCGGCGGCACCGGCTCCTCGGCGAAGACGTCGAGGCCGGCCGCCGCGATGTGGCCGCTCGCCAGCCGCTCGGCCAGCGCCACCTGATCGACGAGGCCGCCGCGCGCCGTGTTGATGAACACGGCGCCGGGCTTGAGGAGCCCGAGGCGGCGCCGGTCCAGGATGCCGCGCGTCTCGTCGTTGAGGGCGAGGTGCAGGCTGACGATGTCGGCCTCGGTCAGGACCTCCTCGAGGCTGCGGCGCTCGCACGGCACATCTTCCGCCACCGCGCCGCGGTTCCACCCGATGACGCGCAGCCCCACCCCGGCGCCGAGCCGCGCCGTCGCCCGGCCGATGCCGCCGAGCCCGACGATTCCCAGCGTCTTTCCCGCCAGCTCGAAGAGCGCGGCTTGCCGCCACGTCCCGGCCCGGATCTCCCGATCCATCTGGGCGACCCGCCGGACGCCGTCGAAGACGAGGGCGATCGCGTGCTCGGCGACCGTGCGATCGGCATAGCCGAGGACGCGGCGCACCCGGATGCCGCGCCGTTCGGCGGCCGGCAGATCGACCCAGCTCCAGACGCCGGTTCCCAGGAACACGATGAGTCGCAGGTCCGGGCAGGCCGCCAGGATCGGCTCGGTCAGCTTCGTCTGGAAATGCACGACGCCCGCCGCGCCTGAGAGCGCCTCGACGAGCTCGGCCGCCGCCGGCCGGGCGACGCGTAGCTCGAGCTCGGGGACGAGGGCCCGCGCCGGCCCGTCGAAGAACTGCGCCATGTAGGGCGTGCAATCGGGGAAGACGACGCGCACCCCGGCGCCGGCCATTCAGCCCGTCTCGCGGCGGAGCACCCGGCCGGGCCGGGCGCCGGTGGGCCGTCCGGCCCGCCAGACGACGCGGCCGTTCACCATGACCAGGTCGATGCCGGCGGCCGGCTGGGCCGGCTCGGTGAAGGTGCCGGTGTCCTTCACCGTCGCCGCGTCGAAGACGACGAGATCGGCGAAGGCACCCGGCCGGACGACGCCGCGGTCGGCGAAGCCGAACCAGCGGGCCGGCAGGCCCGTCATCCGCCGCACGGCCTCCTCGAGCCCGAACAGGCCGACCTCGCGGCTGTAGTGGCCGAGGACGCGCGGAAACGCGCCCCAGAGCCGCGGGTGGGGGTGCACGTCGTGCGGCAGGCCGTCGGAGCCGATCATCGTGTGCTCGTAAGCCAGGATGGCGCGGACGTCTCCTTCGTCGAGCTGGAAGTAGATGGCGCCGGCCGGCAGCAGGCGCTCGGCCGCCTGGCCCGCGCTGCACCGCCACTCCCTGGCGATGTCGTCGAGCATCCGGCCGGCGCAATCGGGATGGGGCGTCGACCACGTCACCATGATGCGCACACCGGGCTGGGCGCGGCCCGGATCGAGGGTCTTCGAGCTGGCGTGGTAGGGATAGGCGTCGAGCCCGACGGCCTGGGTCCGGCGCGCCGCGTCGATGACGGCGAGCGTCTTCGGCCCCTTGCCGAAGTTGGCGGCCCCCGTGCACTGGTGGTGCGAGAGCGTGAGCGGGACCCCGGTCTCGCGGCCGATCGCCAGGGCCTCCTCGATCGCGGCCTCGAGCGCCTCGAAATAGTTGCGGTGGTGCGCGCAGTAGAGGCCGCGGTAGGGCTTCACCGCCGCCACCAGCGACCGGACCTCCCCGGTCGGCGCCGCCACCGCGCTCGGATAGTCCAGCCCGGTCGAGAAGCCGATGGCCCCCTCCGCCATGGCCGCCTCGACCTGTCGCCGCATCTCGCCGACCTCGGCGGCCGTCGCCGCCCGGTCGAGGCGGTCCATGACCCGATGGCGCACGGTGATGTGGCCGACGAGCAGGCCGCAGTTCACGGCCGGCGGGCTCTGGCCCAGGGCCTCGACGTACGCGCCGAAGCGGTCGAAGCGGAACCAGCCCGCCTCGCTGCCGAGCAGGTCGAGCGGCGGCGGGGGGACCCCGTCGAGGACGAGCGGGGCGAGGCTGACGCCGCAATTGCCGGCGACGAGCGTGGTCACGCCCTGGCTCACCTTCGGCGTCAGGTCCGGCGTGGACAGGAGGGCCCGGTCGTCGTGGGTGTGGGCGTCGATGAAGCCCGGCGCGACGATGCGGTCGGCGGCGTCGATCTCGCGGGCCCCGGGGGCGCCGCCGAGGTCGCCCACGGCGATGATGCGGTCCCCGGCGATGCCGACGTCGGCCCGACGGCGCGCGGCGCCGGTCCCGTCGATCACGAGCCCGTGGCGGAGGACGAGCTCGATGTCGGTCAGGCGGCCGGCCATCAGGCGGGCGGGTGGCGAGCGCCCCCGTGCGCGGCGAGAAGCTCGAGGCGGGTCGCCATAGTCCCACGGATAGTGCGCCCGGAATTCATCGTCCGTCAACACCACGGGCGGGAGCCTGGCCGCTCCTGCTCACTGGGTCCGGCTGTCGGAAATTGCCCGAAAATCCGCCACCACCACCGCCCGGGCACGGCGGTCTCGCGGCTAAGTAGCGGTGCGTAAACGTATTGCCGGTGGCATTGTCCTTGCGTCATCTCTCTCCGTGATCGGAGAGACGGGGGGAAACGCGATGGGCGGTCCGTGGAAGAGCCGGGAGTTCGATGCGAGGGCATGGCGGCCGCCGGCTCCCCGGGTGGACGCGCGGGCCGAGGCTCTCCCGGCCGGAGCGCTCGCCGAGGTGGCCGTGGTGGCCGCGTACGTCGTGTCGGTGGTGGCGAGCCTGCTGGTTCTGCTCGTCGTCCTGAAGCAGGGCTGGTAGGGGCTGGAGGATGGCGATGGACCGACGGGAGCCGAGCCAGGAGATGCGCGGAACGCTGGCTCCGTGCCTGGTGGCGCTGGGCCTGATCCTGCTCGCGTTCTGGGTCTCCGACGTGACCCCGGGCCAGCCCGTGCCGGAAGAGCAGCCCTGGGTCGCCCCGCTCCGGGCCGTCGACGAGGCCCTGGCCCGGCAGAGCGTGTCCGCTTCGGAGCGTCTGTGGCACGACGCGTACGGTCACGCCGTGGCGAGCCGACGCTGGGACGGGATGGTGGCGGTGGGCGACGCGTCGCTGCGCATCGGCCGGCTCGCCGGGCGCCGGGCGGCGGCGGAGGCCCGGGCCCGTCAGGCCTACCTGGTGGCGCTCTACCGGGCGCGCCAGCAGCAGGCGGTGGAAGGGGCGCTGCGGACGGCCCAGGCGTTCGCCGATCTCGGCGACCGCGAAGTGGCCGAGCAGTGCCTGCGGGTGGCGCGGGACTTGGCGGCGCAGGCGGGCGATGCGGAGGCCGACGCGCGCGTGCGCGCCCTGGCTGGTCGATTGGCCGCGCGCTAGGTGAGGGTGATGGGAGCTGCCATGGGTGAGGCGATCACCGAGAGCGCGCACTACGTGGCGGTGGTCCGGGGCGGCGGCACCGACCTGTTCCTGATCCAGGGGGGCCGGCTCGAGGCGTCCGGCATGGTCTCGATCCTGTGGGACCGCCGGGCCGAGACCGAGGCCGCCGGCGCGCGACCGGCGGG
Above is a window of Candidatus Methylomirabilota bacterium DNA encoding:
- a CDS encoding D-aminoacylase, whose translation is MAGRLTDIELVLRHGLVIDGTGAARRRADVGIAGDRIIAVGDLGGAPGAREIDAADRIVAPGFIDAHTHDDRALLSTPDLTPKVSQGVTTLVAGNCGVSLAPLVLDGVPPPPLDLLGSEAGWFRFDRFGAYVEALGQSPPAVNCGLLVGHITVRHRVMDRLDRAATAAEVGEMRRQVEAAMAEGAIGFSTGLDYPSAVAAPTGEVRSLVAAVKPYRGLYCAHHRNYFEALEAAIEEALAIGRETGVPLTLSHHQCTGAANFGKGPKTLAVIDAARRTQAVGLDAYPYHASSKTLDPGRAQPGVRIMVTWSTPHPDCAGRMLDDIAREWRCSAGQAAERLLPAGAIYFQLDEGDVRAILAYEHTMIGSDGLPHDVHPHPRLWGAFPRVLGHYSREVGLFGLEEAVRRMTGLPARWFGFADRGVVRPGAFADLVVFDAATVKDTGTFTEPAQPAAGIDLVMVNGRVVWRAGRPTGARPGRVLRRETG